A single Triticum dicoccoides isolate Atlit2015 ecotype Zavitan chromosome 2A, WEW_v2.0, whole genome shotgun sequence DNA region contains:
- the LOC119352245 gene encoding uncharacterized protein LOC119352245 encodes MALRRLARRLAPVPFPPRLLPLPAPGHLRLFSTGEKELPHFMAEYLVSTCGLSPAAAAKAAPRFAHLGSAERPDAVLAFLHSQGLGKAQVRAIVARKPALLLSDVDATLSPKFTAVRALGLRRADAARLFALFPAALTYGVRSNLLPRVLFWLDLLGSTTLLMKWLAKTWLLKYSVDLLLRNLATLRRLGIPDGRLTAAVRLRPTLIMQSPDKLRALVGRVEEACGGVPPSPGMYTWCLFALHNVGDRAFRAKKAAVTRALGCTGEEFAGMFRRAPCFVFAPEALLRRKVEFLRDTVGCSAGGIVRNPLLLTLSLDERMAPRCRAVEALRSKGVDIGKTNMVTVVRLPEAIFVERYILKYKGDVPELLELYPQARVKGTT; translated from the coding sequence ATGGCGCTGCGGCGCCTCGCCCGCCGCCTCGCGCCCGTTCCGTTCCCGCCGCGGCTCCTCCCACTCCCCGCCCCCGGCCACCTCCGCCTCTTCTCCACCGGGGAAAAGGAGCTGCCTCACTTCATGGCCGAGTACCTCGTCTCCACCTGCGGCCTCTCGCCGGCGGCGGCCGCCAAGGCCGCCCCGCGGTTCGCGCACCTGGGCTCCGCGGAGAGGCCCGACGCCGTTCTCGCCTTCCTCCACTCTCAGGGCCTGGGCAAGGCGCAGGTGCGCGCGATCGTGGCCCGGAAGCCGGCGCTGCTCCTCAGCGACGTCGACGCCACGCTCTCCCCCAAGTTCACCGCCGTGCGCGCGCTCGGCCTGCGCCGCGCCGACGCCGCGCGGCTCTTCGCGCTCTTCCCGGCGGCGCTCACCTACGGCGTCCGCTCCAACCTGCTCCCGCGGGTCCTCTTCTGGCTCGACCTCCTCGGGTCCACCACCTTGCTGATGAAATGGCTGGCCAAGACGTGGCTGCTCAAGTACTCCGTCGACCTGCTCCTGCGGAACCTCGCCACGCTCCGCCGCCTCGGCATCCCAGACGGCCGCCTCACGGCCGCCGTCCGGCTGCGGCCGACGCTCATCATGCAGTCGCCGGACAAGCTCCGGGCGCTGGTCGGCCGCGTGGAGGAGGCGTGCGGCGGGGTGCCACCCAGCCCCGGGATGTACACGTGGTGCCTCTTCGCGCTGCACAACGTCGGCGACCGAGCCTTCCGGGCCAAGAAGGCGGCCGTGACGCGCGCCCTCGGGTGCACGGGCGAGGAGTTCGCCGGCATGTTCCGGCGCGCGCCGTGCTTCGTGTTCGCCCCCGAGGCGCTGCTGCGGCGCAAGGTGGAGTTCCTGCGGGACACCGTCGGGTGCAGCGCCGGGGGCATCGTCAGGAACCCCCTGCTGCTGACGCTGAGCCTCGACGAGCGGATGGCGCCGCGGTGCCGCGCCGTCGAGGCCCTGCGGTCCAAGGGCGTTGACATCGGGAAGACGAACATGGTGACCGTAGTGAGACTGCCGGAGGCCATTTTTGTGGAGAGGTACATTCTCAAATACAAGGGAGATGTGCCTGAACTCCTCGAGCTGTATCCTCAAGCTCGAGTGAAAGGCACAACATAA